In Mycoplasmopsis californica, one genomic interval encodes:
- a CDS encoding Mbov_0397 family ICE element conjugal transfer ATPase — protein MLQPKNIKKTKNKVFKNYTWLDFGILVAILMTSFFGSNILLPKSLNTLIKLVVWFASFAVLSIVLIKIPKYQVRLYILFFWMLRYSFKTKKYENKNLSTQLLVPYEKILDNTYVQTKNLKSGTKYFAVIKFKGKTPWSEEAEDAEAFLAKFINLLDSSNLHLSIIRNKELIDYTANFECLKSNIESKMNRLNDLGAPKSVKENFENLYHERYLDFDMLDKEILVDTYYIVLYQSRIHELNKSVDNAYTLLNSMELEPEVVKGINLIKFLARQNHLKVDQQKANEYLEKASDKNNWKTQLNLPINKKDWISRVKNWFFRHKTKGKELSIEVKELNLSSLLCSEKVIFKPSYFIKDGKYYSIQVLSELPLRLMNGWSYELLNNNSNIVWNMGVIGYDGIADLIDKSSRTTRDNNEVINSQFNKKGNNLQLEAIEHLEEQILVNDNNLFNFHLLIVNEASSLRELRNLENKNLSNAKRSKIKLKSLPFRQFEAFAQTMLIPTDNLNEAMQISSHNLAYGWSFENEYQNDGNLALLGTTLDTGEAIIVDRFYKKNNRRTNYNWFTLGSSGKGKSTSKSKSIVDALMENHNVYVIDLENEYNYLAKKFGGTIFNLGTSSTACLNPLEVRMQLWEKETNKEPQIGSIIKKHNEWLEGFFKLVKDDFSDVHIMIIMKAVKKLYDNIGVKECKHYTDLNNLKWPVMSDLISILKKWDYKDNYDRERKAFLIDGIIDTFEYLFENNGKYEKLYNAQTNINLNNDFIVFNTKELMSLGKEENNIATYVLLSLIQNLVYQNVILNPNKHTVLFIDEVHQYVDELKPLMLNFLWKLTKTGRKYLLSMDLTTQSPSDLLISKKAESIVQNCQYSTIFGLKNHDLGAVKKMYEYAGGLNSTTTSFLNDGIIGNSLVSLHLNSKIKIEAWYNNFEKNLYFKQGDFKRME, from the coding sequence ATGTTACAACCTAAAAATATTAAAAAGACAAAAAATAAAGTATTTAAAAACTATACGTGACTAGATTTTGGTATTCTTGTTGCTATTTTAATGACTTCATTTTTTGGATCAAATATTTTATTGCCTAAAAGTTTAAACACTCTGATTAAACTTGTGGTTTGGTTTGCTTCGTTTGCCGTTTTAAGTATAGTTTTAATTAAAATTCCTAAATATCAGGTTCGTTTATATATTTTATTTTTTTGAATGCTTAGATACTCATTTAAAACTAAGAAATATGAGAACAAAAATTTAAGCACACAATTATTAGTTCCATATGAAAAAATTCTAGACAACACTTATGTGCAAACAAAAAATTTAAAAAGTGGAACTAAGTATTTTGCAGTAATTAAATTTAAAGGTAAAACGCCATGAAGTGAGGAAGCAGAGGATGCCGAGGCGTTTTTAGCAAAGTTTATCAATTTGCTAGATTCGTCAAATTTACATTTAAGCATTATACGGAATAAAGAACTTATTGATTACACTGCGAATTTTGAGTGTTTAAAGTCAAATATTGAGTCTAAAATGAATCGGTTAAATGATTTAGGGGCACCTAAATCTGTTAAAGAAAATTTTGAAAATCTTTATCACGAAAGATACTTAGATTTTGACATGCTTGATAAAGAAATTCTGGTGGATACTTATTATATAGTTTTGTATCAAAGTCGAATTCATGAATTAAACAAAAGCGTGGACAATGCGTATACGTTACTTAATTCTATGGAACTTGAACCCGAAGTTGTAAAAGGTATAAACTTAATTAAATTTCTTGCAAGACAGAATCATTTAAAAGTTGATCAGCAGAAAGCTAACGAGTATTTAGAAAAAGCAAGCGATAAAAACAATTGAAAAACTCAATTGAACCTACCAATAAACAAAAAAGATTGAATTTCACGTGTAAAAAACTGGTTTTTTAGACATAAAACAAAAGGAAAAGAACTTAGCATCGAAGTAAAAGAGTTAAATTTATCATCATTATTATGTAGCGAAAAAGTTATTTTTAAGCCTAGTTATTTTATTAAAGATGGCAAATACTATTCAATTCAGGTTTTGTCCGAATTACCATTGCGTTTAATGAACGGGTGGAGTTATGAGTTGCTAAATAATAATTCCAATATAGTTTGAAATATGGGTGTTATTGGATACGATGGAATTGCTGATTTAATAGATAAAAGTAGCCGAACAACTCGCGACAATAATGAAGTTATAAATTCGCAATTTAATAAAAAAGGGAATAATTTGCAGTTGGAAGCGATTGAACATCTTGAGGAACAAATATTGGTCAATGATAATAATTTGTTCAATTTCCATTTATTAATAGTTAATGAAGCAAGTTCATTGCGTGAGCTAAGAAATCTTGAAAATAAAAATTTATCAAACGCGAAAAGAAGCAAAATAAAGCTAAAATCACTGCCTTTTCGTCAATTTGAAGCATTCGCACAAACTATGCTTATTCCGACTGACAATTTAAATGAAGCAATGCAAATTAGCTCGCATAATTTAGCTTATGGATGAAGTTTTGAAAATGAATACCAAAATGACGGAAATTTAGCTTTATTAGGTACTACACTCGATACTGGCGAAGCGATTATTGTTGATCGATTTTATAAAAAAAATAATCGTCGTACCAACTACAATTGATTTACATTAGGATCAAGTGGTAAAGGAAAATCAACCTCAAAATCAAAATCAATTGTCGATGCTTTAATGGAAAATCACAATGTTTATGTAATCGATCTAGAAAATGAATATAACTATTTAGCAAAAAAATTTGGAGGGACAATATTTAATTTAGGCACAAGCTCAACAGCTTGCTTAAATCCCCTTGAAGTTAGAATGCAATTGTGAGAAAAAGAAACTAATAAAGAACCACAAATTGGTTCGATTATTAAAAAGCACAATGAATGATTAGAAGGATTCTTTAAACTTGTTAAAGATGATTTTAGTGATGTTCATATTATGATAATAATGAAAGCAGTTAAAAAACTTTACGATAATATCGGAGTTAAGGAGTGTAAGCATTATACCGATTTAAACAACCTGAAATGGCCGGTGATGAGTGATTTAATTTCTATTTTAAAAAAATGGGATTATAAAGATAATTACGATCGTGAGAGAAAGGCATTTTTAATTGATGGCATTATTGATACTTTTGAGTATTTATTCGAAAATAACGGAAAATATGAAAAATTATATAACGCACAGACCAACATTAATTTAAATAATGATTTTATTGTCTTTAACACAAAAGAATTAATGAGCTTAGGAAAAGAGGAAAATAACATTGCAACATATGTACTACTATCTTTAATTCAAAACCTAGTTTATCAGAACGTAATTTTAAACCCTAATAAACACACGGTGCTATTTATTGATGAAGTACACCAATATGTTGATGAATTAAAACCACTAATGCTTAATTTCTTATGAAAACTAACTAAAACAGGGCGTAAATATTTACTTTCTATGGATTTAACAACACAATCGCCATCAGATTTATTAATCTCTAAAAAAGCGGAAAGTATAGTTCAAAACTGCCAATATTCAACGATTTTCGGTCTTAAAAATCATGACTTAGGAGCTGTTAAAAAGATGTACGAATATGCCGGAGGGTTGAACAGCACTACTACAAGCTTTTTAAACGATGGTATTATCGGTAATAGTCTTGTTTCATTACATTTGAATTCTAAAATAAAAATTGAAGCTTGATATAACAATTTCGAAAAAAACCTTTATTTTAAACAAGGTGATTTTAAGAGAATGGAGTAA
- a CDS encoding Mbov_0396 family ICE element transmembrane protein: protein MITSAINTLIYYIWLGLYYICVVVPLLFVKGIVKIYELISIGLPQYLLFGMNVNKPLSFSHLPDMFKRLAIISALVYVFLFIISVIRLGFWRGEWAETNPVSTALKFSFISMIFVVGIPLLIYLFNILISIMFSLIISTKDLAVDKQIFNSLYNPEEMSSVSFDDWQSVADNNFNFTREIYNELSHGTRSKMLFLGSLMSYATCIPLVAGLLTIVQKIFQQFYLFIISPFVASSSIADGGKRMKRWAWMYFGKSFVILGLVLSVQVFTIFLSLSEKWINTLEIDWIAKILLLFAVCVGGAFAAKGVASELGNLVGEATSLKASLNQTKKIFTTSSNVIQNMPVYKTNNFSKDRTVLNKFTNYEWAGRLKRRDILSSNIAQKHRTNTEFNQKISNVTQLNSNTGLSGVRSSILDIVSKRLNSHKVSNSNAKISSGYKNKNIF, encoded by the coding sequence ATGATTACAAGTGCAATAAATACATTAATTTATTATATTTGACTAGGTCTTTATTACATTTGTGTTGTGGTACCATTGTTATTTGTTAAAGGTATTGTCAAAATTTATGAATTAATTTCTATAGGTCTACCTCAGTATTTGCTTTTTGGGATGAATGTAAATAAACCGCTAAGTTTTTCTCATTTGCCAGATATGTTTAAACGTTTAGCTATTATTTCAGCATTGGTTTACGTGTTTTTATTCATTATTAGCGTTATTAGATTAGGATTTTGAAGAGGGGAATGGGCGGAAACTAACCCTGTGTCTACTGCTTTGAAATTTTCATTTATTTCAATGATTTTTGTTGTTGGCATCCCGTTATTAATATATTTATTTAACATTTTAATTTCGATAATGTTTAGCCTAATCATTTCAACAAAGGATTTAGCAGTAGATAAACAAATTTTTAATTCTTTATACAACCCCGAAGAAATGTCTTCGGTAAGTTTTGATGATTGACAAAGCGTAGCAGACAACAATTTTAATTTTACGCGGGAAATATATAATGAGTTAAGTCACGGAACCCGCTCTAAAATGTTATTTTTAGGTTCCTTAATGTCTTATGCCACCTGTATTCCGTTGGTGGCGGGTCTATTAACTATAGTACAAAAAATATTTCAGCAATTTTATTTATTTATTATTTCTCCATTTGTCGCATCAAGTTCAATTGCGGATGGTGGCAAACGAATGAAGAGGTGAGCATGAATGTATTTTGGAAAAAGTTTTGTAATTTTAGGCCTAGTATTATCAGTTCAGGTATTTACAATATTTCTTTCACTAAGCGAAAAATGGATAAACACTCTCGAAATCGACTGAATAGCCAAAATTTTACTGCTGTTTGCAGTATGTGTGGGTGGTGCATTTGCTGCCAAGGGTGTGGCATCAGAACTTGGTAATCTAGTCGGCGAAGCTACGTCACTCAAAGCCTCATTGAATCAAACTAAAAAAATATTCACCACATCTTCAAACGTCATACAAAATATGCCTGTTTACAAAACAAATAATTTTAGTAAAGATAGAACCGTATTAAATAAATTTACTAATTATGAATGAGCGGGAAGGTTAAAAAGAAGGGATATTTTATCAAGTAATATTGCCCAAAAACACAGAACTAATACTGAATTTAATCAAAAAATAAGCAATGTTACACAATTAAATTCTAATACAGGCCTGTCAGGGGTAAGAAGCTCAATCTTAGATATAGTCTCAAAACGGTTAAATTCACACAAGGTCTCTAATTCAAATGCAAAAATATCATCTGGTTACAAAAATAAAAATATATTTTAG
- a CDS encoding Mbov_0395 family pilin-like conjugal transfer protein yields MKLRAILDGASSVGGGLDISNNLQAIADKVQFYLNITLGAFAGLLTLIVICVAAYSFWAAGKTSNEEERKTQLKRLKWLGIFLIAIVVLWGITPIITTIMKTFATIGN; encoded by the coding sequence ATGAAACTAAGAGCAATTTTAGATGGTGCATCTAGTGTAGGTGGTGGATTGGATATAAGCAATAATTTACAAGCTATTGCAGATAAAGTCCAGTTTTACTTAAACATCACATTAGGTGCATTTGCTGGACTGCTAACTTTAATTGTGATTTGTGTTGCCGCTTACTCATTTTGAGCGGCAGGAAAAACGTCTAATGAAGAAGAAAGAAAAACGCAGTTAAAAAGGTTGAAGTGACTTGGCATATTTTTAATCGCAATTGTTGTTTTATGAGGAATAACACCAATTATTACAACCATTATGAAAACATTTGCAACAATAGGTAATTAA
- a CDS encoding MAG3960 family lipoprotein, producing the protein MKYKKVKILSTITTLASYATVACAKSNNDVGIDIKVSKKQNQKKTIKNNKIDQFNFSYDGINYLCLKEDNFHKKRLYYGSMVLDEKNSQIDKMIPKIKDYYIDNFEDFDFPTISEISLLIRSLKPTRFWTFSKYEPRPISPSEFNEIADKLLSFLDVKSIREYIATPDAKILKESAFRILNFDFLKKHLETYLHKSFELYCSYEASENLMKTQDNLIGGYQENNEKTCSIENWVPRSPKDKNSYHDKNLNKKIPSLLWKLQRTITSKSSFHEDNRDIFISKQFYEKSLKEDESLSLDLIDWIYLSDAKGLMIQSIQYKLLLNWLKFLCFITNSVQNEMQENLVSINDPRKTLAEHFVDNFNIISELEDAILNYLKLDYAMGLTFESENKNIFQLFSGFEYTKTTDFRDTYRWAWKIYHDVVQPIKYLMGQKWQKETNSKFIKTFSSKNIEFYNFIWASISSVDKIDKPYLLLEEAAELKLSNFINLYSEIFQWKFKH; encoded by the coding sequence ATGAAATATAAGAAAGTTAAAATCTTAAGCACCATCACGACATTAGCGTCTTATGCTACTGTTGCCTGCGCGAAGTCCAATAACGATGTTGGGATTGATATTAAAGTTTCAAAAAAACAAAATCAAAAAAAGACGATTAAAAATAATAAAATTGATCAGTTTAACTTTAGTTATGACGGAATAAATTATTTATGTCTTAAGGAAGATAATTTCCATAAAAAACGTTTGTACTATGGTTCGATGGTGCTTGATGAAAAAAATTCACAGATCGATAAAATGATACCTAAGATAAAAGATTATTATATTGATAATTTTGAAGATTTTGATTTTCCCACCATTTCAGAAATATCGCTATTAATAAGGTCGCTAAAACCAACTAGATTTTGAACTTTTAGCAAGTATGAACCTAGGCCAATAAGCCCTTCTGAATTCAATGAGATTGCTGATAAATTATTGTCTTTTTTGGACGTTAAATCCATCAGAGAATATATTGCAACTCCTGATGCAAAAATATTGAAAGAGAGTGCTTTTAGAATTTTGAATTTTGACTTTTTAAAAAAACATCTTGAGACTTATTTGCATAAGAGTTTTGAACTTTATTGCTCATATGAGGCGAGTGAAAATCTGATGAAAACACAAGATAATTTGATTGGCGGCTACCAAGAAAATAATGAAAAAACCTGCTCAATAGAGAATTGAGTGCCGAGGTCACCAAAAGATAAAAATTCATATCACGACAAGAATCTAAATAAAAAAATTCCTTCGCTTTTGTGAAAGTTGCAAAGAACAATTACTTCTAAGTCCAGTTTCCATGAAGATAACCGAGATATTTTCATATCAAAACAATTTTATGAAAAAAGCTTAAAAGAAGATGAGTCGTTATCTCTTGACCTAATTGACTGAATTTATTTAAGTGACGCTAAAGGACTAATGATTCAGTCAATACAATACAAATTACTGCTTAATTGACTGAAATTTTTATGTTTTATTACAAATTCAGTGCAAAATGAAATGCAAGAAAATCTTGTTTCAATTAACGACCCAAGAAAAACACTGGCTGAACATTTTGTTGATAATTTTAACATAATAAGCGAACTTGAAGATGCAATTTTAAATTATCTTAAACTTGATTATGCTATGGGTCTAACCTTTGAAAGTGAAAATAAAAATATTTTTCAATTATTTAGTGGGTTTGAATATACAAAAACAACTGATTTTAGAGATACCTATCGCTGAGCATGAAAAATATATCATGACGTTGTTCAACCTATTAAATATTTAATGGGACAAAAATGACAAAAGGAAACTAATTCAAAATTTATAAAAACATTTTCGTCAAAAAATATTGAATTTTACAACTTTATATGAGCAAGCATAAGTTCTGTTGACAAAATTGATAAACCTTATCTATTACTAGAAGAAGCTGCTGAATTAAAATTAAGCAATTTTATAAATCTTTATTCTGAGATATTTCAATGGAAATTTAAACATTAA
- the map gene encoding type I methionyl aminopeptidase: MQIHIKNKIEIENIKKSCQILAEVKQIVYNYIRPGVSLKELDSIAFNEIVKRGAQPAFLGLYGFKHTMCISVNEELIHGIPSDYILKDGDIVSCDLGCIYKGMNSDSAFTKGVGTITPINKKLINVAKQAFEAGVAAIKPGARVGDISYAIGQVIRKNKFYTPDEYCGHGIGYSLHEEPNVFNDGLPGSGPLLKDGMVICIEPMVMQKNSKVKVKSDGWTVVSASGLTNSHYEHTVLIQDGKGVVLTKGI, from the coding sequence ATGCAAATACATATTAAAAATAAAATTGAAATTGAAAATATTAAAAAATCTTGCCAAATTCTGGCAGAAGTTAAACAAATTGTTTATAACTACATAAGACCAGGTGTTTCATTAAAAGAACTGGATTCAATCGCTTTTAATGAAATAGTAAAAAGAGGAGCACAACCTGCATTTTTAGGTTTATATGGATTTAAACATACGATGTGCATCTCAGTTAATGAAGAATTGATCCACGGCATTCCTAGTGATTACATTTTAAAAGATGGCGATATCGTATCTTGTGATTTAGGATGTATATACAAAGGAATGAATAGCGATAGTGCATTCACAAAAGGTGTTGGTACTATCACTCCGATAAATAAAAAACTAATTAATGTGGCCAAACAAGCTTTTGAGGCAGGCGTAGCAGCGATTAAACCCGGCGCTAGAGTTGGTGATATCAGTTACGCAATTGGTCAAGTTATTAGAAAAAACAAATTTTACACCCCTGATGAGTACTGCGGGCATGGGATAGGTTATTCATTACATGAAGAACCTAACGTCTTCAATGATGGCCTGCCTGGAAGTGGTCCTTTATTAAAAGATGGAATGGTAATTTGCATTGAACCTATGGTTATGCAAAAAAATTCAAAAGTCAAAGTTAAAAGTGATGGCTGAACTGTTGTTAGCGCTAGCGGTTTAACTAATTCACATTATGAACACACAGTTTTAATTCAGGATGGCAAGGGTGTGGTTTTGACGAAAGGAATTTAA
- the infA gene encoding translation initiation factor IF-1 translates to MAKDAIKFKAIVKQAFSTDEYEVELENGMVIKAHISGRMRVNHIRILPGDSVDVEISPYNLNLGRIIYRHK, encoded by the coding sequence ATGGCAAAAGATGCTATTAAATTTAAAGCAATCGTTAAACAAGCTTTTTCTACTGATGAATATGAGGTAGAGCTTGAAAACGGTATGGTAATTAAAGCTCATATCTCTGGAAGAATGCGGGTAAATCATATTCGTATTTTGCCGGGGGACAGCGTCGATGTAGAAATAAGTCCTTACAACTTGAATTTAGGGCGTATTATCTACCGTCATAAATAA
- the rpmJ gene encoding 50S ribosomal protein L36: MKVRASVKRMCKDCRVIKRRGIIRIICAQPKHKQRQG, translated from the coding sequence ATGAAAGTTAGAGCAAGCGTTAAAAGAATGTGCAAAGATTGTCGTGTTATTAAACGTAGAGGAATTATTAGAATTATCTGCGCACAACCAAAACACAAACAAAGACAAGGATAG
- the rpsM gene encoding 30S ribosomal protein S13: MARILNVEIPNNKRVVISLTYIYGIGLTISKEILAKAKIDENIRVKDLSEEQLSAIREAAREYQTEGDLHREVSLNIKRLMEIKCYRGMRHRKGLPVRGQSTKSNARTRKGPRKTVAGKKK; this comes from the coding sequence ATGGCTAGAATTTTAAACGTTGAAATCCCAAACAATAAACGTGTTGTTATTTCATTAACATACATTTATGGTATTGGTTTAACAATATCAAAAGAAATACTTGCAAAAGCAAAAATTGACGAAAACATTAGAGTTAAAGATCTAAGCGAAGAACAATTATCAGCAATCCGTGAAGCTGCGAGAGAATACCAAACAGAAGGTGATTTACACCGTGAAGTTTCATTAAATATTAAACGTTTAATGGAAATTAAATGCTACCGTGGTATGAGACACCGTAAAGGTTTACCTGTTAGAGGTCAATCAACTAAATCTAATGCTCGTACACGTAAGGGTCCTAGAAAAACAGTTGCAGGTAAGAAAAAATAG
- the rpsK gene encoding 30S ribosomal protein S11: MATTKTKKTKKRAVVSGVAHIHSTNQNTIVTFADENGNVIAWSSSGAIGYKGSKKKTPYAAGLAAQAATEMAKERGMKSVRVELKGLGAGKDAARKQIEVSGITVTEIKDVTPVPHNGTRPPKRVLKREKMR; encoded by the coding sequence ATGGCTACAACTAAAACTAAAAAAACTAAAAAAAGAGCAGTAGTTAGTGGTGTTGCTCACATTCACTCAACTAATCAAAATACAATTGTTACTTTTGCGGACGAAAACGGAAACGTAATCGCTTGATCATCATCAGGGGCTATTGGTTACAAAGGATCGAAGAAAAAAACCCCTTATGCTGCCGGTCTAGCAGCGCAAGCAGCTACCGAAATGGCTAAAGAGCGTGGCATGAAAAGTGTTAGAGTTGAATTAAAAGGTTTAGGAGCAGGTAAAGATGCCGCTCGTAAACAAATAGAAGTGTCAGGTATCACAGTTACTGAAATCAAGGATGTTACACCAGTTCCACACAACGGAACTAGACCTCCTAAACGTGTTCTTAAACGTGAAAAAATGAGATAG
- a CDS encoding DNA-directed RNA polymerase subunit alpha, which yields MEKMAKLDYTQLETINANVKEVNHATFALQPLERGFGQTVAVALRRVLLSNITSLAMCAVKIEDVEHEFQVINGVVEDVTSLIMNLRKVKFQYSPELVNDDEVIKVVLNVDKPGPVTSRSLEVVNSNIEITSKSIHLATISGTKGKLHLEMFLRPGRGFISNEKNKKLIASTNFLTQIHSNIKKGILIATDSNFSPIENVNYKINELNSASTDIEERLEFSVTTDGTVGAKEAIKQACEIIIGHFQIVGNVEGMMIDNIFKKDEVEKEVVKEENDLDISALNLSVRSLNALRKIGKVTLSQIAQMTYEELENTKNLGKKSLDEIVSKLKEFDYELAKGEE from the coding sequence ATGGAAAAAATGGCAAAATTAGACTACACCCAACTTGAAACAATCAATGCAAATGTTAAAGAAGTCAATCATGCAACTTTTGCCTTACAACCTTTAGAAAGAGGTTTTGGTCAAACTGTTGCAGTCGCTTTACGTAGAGTGCTATTGTCAAATATTACTTCATTGGCAATGTGCGCTGTTAAAATTGAAGATGTTGAACATGAATTTCAAGTAATTAACGGCGTGGTCGAAGATGTTACATCTTTAATCATGAATTTACGTAAAGTTAAATTCCAATATAGCCCTGAGTTAGTAAATGACGATGAAGTTATCAAAGTTGTTTTAAACGTTGATAAACCTGGGCCAGTTACTTCAAGAAGTCTAGAAGTTGTTAACTCAAATATTGAAATTACTTCAAAATCAATACATTTGGCAACAATTAGTGGTACAAAAGGCAAATTACACTTAGAAATGTTCTTGCGTCCTGGACGTGGCTTCATTTCTAATGAAAAAAACAAGAAACTAATTGCCTCAACCAACTTTTTAACTCAAATTCATTCAAATATCAAAAAAGGTATTTTGATTGCAACCGATTCAAATTTCAGTCCAATTGAAAATGTAAATTACAAAATTAACGAGTTAAACTCTGCTTCAACTGATATTGAAGAAAGATTAGAGTTTTCTGTAACAACTGACGGCACAGTCGGTGCTAAAGAAGCGATTAAACAGGCTTGTGAAATTATTATTGGTCACTTCCAAATAGTCGGCAATGTTGAAGGGATGATGATTGATAACATTTTCAAAAAAGATGAAGTTGAAAAAGAAGTTGTTAAAGAAGAAAATGATTTAGATATTAGTGCACTAAACTTATCAGTGCGTTCTCTAAACGCTCTAAGAAAAATAGGTAAAGTTACACTATCACAAATCGCTCAAATGACTTATGAAGAATTAGAAAATACTAAAAACTTAGGTAAAAAATCTCTAGATGAAATTGTTTCTAAATTAAAAGAATTCGACTATGAATTGGCAAAAGGAGAAGAATAA
- the rplQ gene encoding 50S ribosomal protein L17: MANPKQIYSRDTKWRNGVMRTLVSELFAHGRITTTLTRAKELRRHAEKLITKAKNPTLANRRAVAAVLRPTLINNKDNVLKYLFDTIAPKYAQRNGGYTRIYKLVARQGDSAPMAIIELV, translated from the coding sequence ATGGCTAATCCAAAACAAATTTACTCTCGTGATACTAAATGAAGAAATGGTGTAATGCGTACACTTGTGAGCGAATTATTCGCACACGGACGTATTACAACAACCCTAACTCGTGCTAAAGAATTACGTCGTCACGCTGAAAAACTAATTACAAAAGCTAAAAACCCAACTCTCGCAAATCGTCGTGCAGTTGCCGCAGTATTGCGTCCAACATTAATTAACAATAAAGATAATGTTTTAAAATATTTATTCGACACAATTGCACCTAAATACGCACAAAGAAATGGCGGCTACACACGTATTTACAAACTTGTAGCTCGTCAAGGTGACTCAGCACCTATGGCTATTATCGAACTTGTTTAA